Proteins from a genomic interval of Ralstonia wenshanensis:
- a CDS encoding alpha/beta hydrolase, with amino-acid sequence MQHPSLDPHVAQLLDLVARAKRPPLNALDPADAKIAYEKSSPIVDIPAIPLEAVHDLTVTARDGHVIPIRTYAARETSWADPLPLLVYFHGGGFTVGSIKTHDQLCRSLAAKSGAMVLSVDYRLGPEWKFPTAANDAFDVLQWAFDEAATIGADPARIAFGGDSAGGTLAAVTAIEARNRGLAPVLQLLIYPGTTARESTPSHREFAEGYLLTQEMIHWFFSQYLRTDADRDDWRFAPLDAGGHGADVTGVCPAWIAVAGFDPIRDAGIGYANKLRAAEVPVELKLYEGMIHDFFKIGRFVPAVEDAHRDAANALRRAFGTETESP; translated from the coding sequence ATGCAGCACCCCTCTCTCGACCCGCACGTCGCCCAGTTGCTCGATCTGGTGGCGCGTGCCAAGCGTCCGCCGCTGAATGCCCTTGACCCGGCCGACGCCAAGATCGCCTACGAAAAAAGCAGCCCCATCGTCGACATCCCAGCCATCCCACTGGAAGCCGTGCACGACCTGACGGTGACGGCGCGCGATGGCCATGTCATCCCCATTCGCACATACGCGGCGCGTGAGACAAGCTGGGCCGATCCGTTGCCGTTGCTGGTGTATTTTCACGGCGGCGGTTTTACGGTAGGCAGCATCAAGACGCACGACCAGCTTTGCCGGTCGCTGGCGGCCAAATCGGGGGCGATGGTGTTGTCGGTGGATTACAGGCTCGGGCCCGAGTGGAAATTTCCGACCGCAGCGAACGACGCATTCGACGTGCTGCAGTGGGCGTTCGATGAAGCCGCCACCATCGGCGCCGACCCTGCCCGCATCGCATTCGGCGGCGACAGCGCGGGCGGGACGCTGGCCGCAGTGACAGCCATCGAGGCACGCAACCGCGGCCTCGCGCCGGTGCTGCAACTGCTGATCTATCCGGGCACCACCGCGCGCGAATCCACACCGTCGCACCGCGAGTTTGCCGAGGGCTACTTGCTGACGCAGGAGATGATCCACTGGTTTTTCTCGCAATACCTGCGCACCGACGCCGACCGCGACGACTGGCGCTTCGCCCCGCTGGATGCCGGTGGCCACGGCGCGGACGTGACCGGCGTGTGCCCCGCGTGGATTGCCGTGGCGGGCTTCGATCCAATCCGCGATGCGGGCATCGGCTACGCCAACAAGCTGCGCGCGGCGGAGGTGCCGGTCGAGCTGAAACTGTACGAAGGCATGATTCACGACTTCTTCAAGATCGGGCGCTTCGTGCCGGCCGTCGAAGACGCGCACCGCGATGCCGCCAACGCGCTACGCCGCGCCTTCGGCACCGAGACCGAATCCCCATAA
- a CDS encoding iron-containing alcohol dehydrogenase — protein MALIFYLTHVHLGFGTVNELKSECARVGIRRPMIVTDKGVAAAGLAQRAIDATGGLPVTVFDETPSNPTEAMVLKATAQYKDAGCDGLIAIGGGSSIDLAKGIAIAATHPEPLTTYATIEGGSTKITEAAAPLIAIPTTAGTGSEVARGAIIILEDGRKLGFHSWHLLPKSAICDAELTLGLPPALTAATGMDAIAHCIETFLAPAFNPPADGIALDGLERAWANIERATRDGADRDARLNMMSASMQGAMAFQKGLGCVHSLSHPLGGVKVNGKTGLHHGTLNAVVLPAVLRFNETAETVVRDNRYARMRRVMNLPAGADLAQAVHDLTARLGLPTGLRQMGVPEDALEHVVEGALLDHCHKTNPRIATADDYRRMLAESM, from the coding sequence ATGGCCCTCATCTTTTACCTCACCCACGTTCACCTCGGTTTCGGCACCGTCAATGAGCTGAAAAGCGAATGCGCACGCGTCGGCATCCGCCGGCCGATGATCGTGACGGACAAGGGCGTGGCCGCTGCAGGGCTCGCACAGCGCGCCATTGACGCCACGGGCGGCTTGCCTGTCACCGTGTTCGACGAGACGCCTTCCAACCCGACCGAGGCGATGGTGCTGAAGGCCACCGCGCAGTACAAGGACGCCGGCTGCGACGGGCTGATCGCCATTGGCGGCGGTTCGTCCATCGACCTGGCCAAGGGCATTGCCATTGCGGCCACGCACCCGGAGCCGCTGACCACCTACGCGACCATCGAGGGTGGCAGCACGAAGATCACCGAAGCGGCGGCGCCGCTGATTGCGATTCCCACCACGGCCGGCACTGGCAGCGAGGTGGCTCGCGGCGCGATCATCATCCTGGAAGACGGCCGCAAGCTCGGCTTCCACTCGTGGCACCTGCTGCCCAAGTCGGCCATCTGCGACGCGGAACTGACGCTCGGTCTGCCGCCCGCGCTGACGGCCGCCACCGGCATGGACGCGATTGCGCATTGCATCGAGACCTTCCTGGCGCCGGCGTTCAACCCACCTGCGGACGGCATCGCCCTGGATGGTTTGGAGCGCGCCTGGGCCAACATCGAACGCGCCACCCGCGATGGCGCCGACCGCGATGCACGCCTGAACATGATGAGCGCGTCGATGCAGGGTGCGATGGCATTCCAGAAGGGCTTGGGGTGCGTGCATTCGTTGTCGCACCCGCTGGGCGGTGTAAAGGTCAACGGCAAAACCGGGCTGCATCACGGCACGCTGAATGCGGTGGTGTTGCCGGCGGTGCTGCGCTTCAACGAGACGGCGGAGACGGTGGTGCGCGACAACCGCTACGCGCGCATGCGCCGCGTGATGAACCTGCCGGCGGGCGCTGACCTCGCCCAGGCCGTGCATGACCTGACGGCGCGCCTGGGCCTGCCCACCGGCCTGCGCCAGATGGGCGTGCCCGAAGACGCGCTGGAACACGTCGTGGAAGGCGCCCTGCTCGACCATTGCCACAAGACCAACCCGCGCATTGCCACGGCGGACGACTACCGCCGCATGCTAGCGGAATCGATGTAA